A genomic segment from Deltaproteobacteria bacterium encodes:
- the purB gene encoding adenylosuccinate lyase, translating to MTNTLTPLSAISPVDGRYRRATEPLAAYFSEQALIRHRAMVEVEYFIALCEIPLPQLARFPHDRYAPLRQIIADFSDEDALRVKAIEKETNHDVKAVEYFLKEAFDRLGTGAFSEFIHFGLTSQDVTNTAAPLCLKAAWENILKPGLESILEWMKAMAHEWRDVVMLARTHGQPASPTSMGKEIFVFADRLTGQLALTEHIPFAAKFGGATGNFNAHYAAYPEIDWIGFADRFVNRTLGLKRSAVTTQIEPYDHLGALFDNLKRINTILIDFCRDIWTYIAFDYFKQKIKAGEVGSSTMPNKVNPIDFENAEGNFGVANALFEHLSAKLPISRMQRDLTDSTVMRNIGVPIGHTLIGIKSVQRGCGKLILNATAIDNDLDNQWAVVAEGIQTILRREGYPKPYEALKALTRTHARIDRKTLAAFIDGLDLSQEIKRELKAITPKTYTGRYNY from the coding sequence ATGACAAACACCCTGACCCCCTTAAGCGCCATTTCCCCGGTCGATGGACGCTATCGCCGTGCAACCGAACCGCTGGCCGCCTACTTTTCAGAGCAGGCGCTCATTCGCCACCGCGCGATGGTGGAAGTCGAATATTTCATCGCCCTGTGTGAGATTCCGCTGCCGCAGCTGGCGCGATTCCCGCATGATCGGTACGCCCCCTTGCGGCAGATCATTGCCGACTTTTCCGATGAAGATGCCCTGCGCGTCAAGGCGATCGAGAAAGAGACCAACCACGATGTCAAGGCTGTCGAATACTTTCTCAAGGAAGCCTTTGACCGACTGGGCACAGGGGCCTTTTCCGAATTTATCCATTTCGGCCTGACGTCGCAGGATGTCACCAACACGGCCGCACCGCTGTGCCTCAAGGCCGCCTGGGAAAACATTCTCAAGCCGGGACTGGAATCGATTTTGGAGTGGATGAAGGCGATGGCCCATGAATGGCGGGACGTGGTGATGCTGGCGCGCACGCATGGACAGCCGGCGTCCCCCACCAGCATGGGAAAGGAAATTTTTGTCTTCGCAGACCGCTTGACCGGACAGCTCGCCCTGACCGAACATATCCCTTTTGCGGCCAAGTTCGGCGGGGCCACGGGCAATTTCAACGCCCACTACGCGGCCTATCCGGAGATCGACTGGATTGGGTTTGCCGACCGCTTTGTCAATCGGACGCTGGGGCTGAAACGATCGGCGGTCACCACTCAGATAGAGCCTTATGACCACCTTGGCGCCTTGTTTGACAACCTGAAGCGCATCAACACCATTTTGATCGATTTCTGCCGGGATATCTGGACCTACATCGCCTTCGATTATTTCAAACAGAAAATCAAAGCGGGAGAGGTCGGGTCATCGACCATGCCCAACAAGGTCAACCCCATCGATTTCGAGAATGCCGAAGGCAATTTCGGGGTGGCCAACGCCCTGTTCGAGCACCTATCGGCCAAGCTGCCCATATCGCGGATGCAGCGCGACCTCACCGATTCAACCGTTATGCGCAATATCGGGGTACCCATCGGTCACACCCTCATCGGCATCAAAAGCGTGCAGCGGGGATGCGGCAAGCTGATTCTCAACGCAACCGCCATCGATAACGACCTGGATAACCAGTGGGCCGTCGTGGCGGAAGGCATCCAGACCATTCTTCGCCGGGAGGGCTATCCGAAACCCTACGAAGCGCTCAAAGCCCTCACGAGGACCCATGCCAGGATCGACCGGAAAACGCTTGCCGCGTTTATCGACGGCCTGGATCTTTCGCAGGAGATCAAGCGGGAACTCAAGGCAATCACGCCGAAAACGTACACGGGGAGATATAATTATTAG
- a CDS encoding ABC transporter ATP-binding protein, with the protein MNKSANIVEVKDLKTWFPIRHGVLARTVGHVRAVDGVSFFVARGETLGLVGESGCGKSTLGRTLMGLEKIYAGEVLVEGKSLAALSGRQLRSLRRRIQIVFQDPLSSLNPRMNTLDIVTEGMIQFGLLDGDREAVAGKLMAEVGLSADMIYRYPHEFSGGQRQRINIARAVSLKPDFIVCDEPVSALDVSVQAQIINLLLDLRKKYGLAYLFISHDLSVVSHISHRVAVMYLGKIVEYGRTAAVIQQPRHPYTRALVDAIPVPGSHRREKIVLSGSMPSPANPPPGCPFHPRCPEAMAVCRTRYPAESGDEERRVRCHLY; encoded by the coding sequence ATGAATAAAAGCGCCAACATAGTGGAAGTGAAGGATCTCAAAACCTGGTTTCCCATCCGGCACGGCGTGTTGGCAAGAACCGTGGGGCACGTGCGGGCCGTCGACGGGGTTTCCTTTTTTGTCGCCAGAGGCGAAACCCTGGGACTGGTGGGGGAATCGGGCTGCGGCAAGAGCACGCTGGGAAGAACGCTCATGGGCCTGGAAAAAATATATGCCGGCGAGGTTCTCGTGGAAGGGAAATCACTGGCGGCGTTGTCCGGAAGACAACTGCGGTCGTTGCGGCGTAGGATTCAGATCGTTTTTCAGGATCCGCTCTCCTCCCTCAATCCGCGCATGAACACCCTCGATATCGTCACCGAGGGCATGATCCAATTCGGCCTGCTGGATGGCGACAGGGAGGCCGTTGCCGGTAAACTGATGGCGGAAGTCGGCCTCAGCGCAGATATGATCTACAGGTATCCGCACGAGTTTTCCGGGGGGCAGCGTCAGCGGATCAACATTGCCAGGGCGGTTTCCCTGAAACCCGATTTCATCGTCTGCGACGAACCCGTGAGCGCTCTGGACGTGTCGGTTCAGGCCCAGATCATCAACCTCCTGCTGGACCTGAGAAAAAAGTACGGTCTGGCATATCTTTTCATCTCCCACGATCTGAGCGTCGTTAGCCACATTTCCCACCGCGTGGCGGTCATGTATTTGGGAAAAATAGTGGAATACGGCAGGACGGCGGCGGTCATCCAGCAGCCCAGGCACCCCTACACCCGTGCGCTTGTCGACGCGATACCGGTTCCCGGCAGCCATCGCCGCGAAAAGATCGTTCTGTCCGGAAGCATGCCGTCACCGGCCAATCCGCCTCCCGGCTGTCCGTTTCACCCGCGCTGTCCGGAAGCGATGGCCGTGTGCCGCACAAGGTATCCGGCGGAGAGCGGGGACGAGGAGCGGCGGGTGCGCTGCCACCTCTACTAA
- a CDS encoding ABC transporter ATP-binding protein, producing the protein MSDKLISVDNLRVSFPSDEGRFNAVDGVSFHIGYGEVLGIVGESGCGKSVTALSMMRLIPSPPGSIDSGRVLFKDRDLLKVDKREMRRIRGRDISMIFQEPLSALSPLQKVGRQMAEVLRIHDNMPMKRALGESEKWLEKVRIPDAAQRLQAYPYQLSGGMQQRIMIAMALMQSPDLIIADEPTTALDVTIQAQIFSLIAEMKQEKTSILLITHDMGVVWDMCDRVVVMYASRIVESGGTEDIFTKPAHPYTRGLLKSIPRLGNGSGERLEAIAGSVPGPGSYLSGCRFRDRCPMAFDRCAQETPDFKRVSEGHAAACFLAGELARGKR; encoded by the coding sequence GTGTCCGACAAACTGATCAGTGTTGACAACCTGCGTGTATCCTTTCCTTCCGACGAAGGGCGGTTCAACGCCGTAGACGGTGTTTCCTTCCACATCGGTTACGGCGAGGTCCTGGGCATTGTCGGTGAGTCCGGCTGCGGGAAATCGGTGACCGCTCTGAGCATGATGCGCCTGATTCCATCCCCCCCGGGCTCCATCGACAGCGGGCGTGTCTTATTCAAGGACAGGGACCTCTTGAAGGTCGACAAGCGGGAGATGCGGCGTATCAGGGGCAGGGATATCAGCATGATCTTTCAGGAACCCCTTTCGGCTCTTTCACCGCTGCAGAAGGTCGGGCGGCAAATGGCCGAGGTCCTGCGTATCCATGACAACATGCCGATGAAAAGGGCCCTGGGCGAATCTGAAAAATGGCTGGAAAAAGTCAGGATTCCGGATGCCGCCCAACGGCTGCAAGCCTATCCCTACCAGCTTTCCGGGGGCATGCAGCAGCGCATCATGATCGCTATGGCATTGATGCAGTCGCCGGACCTAATTATTGCGGACGAGCCGACGACCGCCCTGGACGTGACCATCCAGGCCCAGATATTCAGCTTGATCGCAGAGATGAAGCAGGAAAAGACGTCCATCCTTCTGATCACCCACGACATGGGGGTGGTGTGGGATATGTGCGATCGTGTTGTGGTGATGTATGCCTCGCGGATCGTGGAAAGCGGCGGCACGGAAGACATATTTACAAAACCGGCCCATCCCTACACGCGCGGGCTTTTAAAGTCAATTCCCCGGCTCGGCAACGGGAGCGGGGAAAGATTGGAGGCGATTGCCGGCAGTGTGCCCGGCCCGGGCAGCTACCTTTCAGGCTGTCGCTTCCGGGACCGCTGCCCAATGGCCTTTGACCGCTGTGCGCAGGAGACGCCCGATTTTAAGAGGGTTTCCGAGGGACATGCGGCGGCCTGTTTTCTCGCCGGCGAATTGGCGAGGGGAAAGCGGTAA